A genomic region of Cyprinus carpio isolate SPL01 chromosome B13, ASM1834038v1, whole genome shotgun sequence contains the following coding sequences:
- the LOC109086067 gene encoding opioid growth factor receptor-like protein 1, with protein MGNLMGSWRYKEPSTVEECDSTWETDSDSDEHQPGGEEEDSGISESMSPADAVRGAEQLDHGSPQFGDMMESSTRMKRSFYAAKDLYKYRHSYPNYKEPRQPNEYRNLRFYLNKIPLVPDGIYIEEILTKWRGDYEKLEHNHTYIQWLFPLREQGLNFYAQELTQDEIKEFQSTREAKRRFLLAYTIMLDFFGIKLLDKNGNVARATNWQDRFQHLNESQHNYLRITRILKSLGELGFESFKLPLVRLLLEEALVEGTLPNMRHSALEYFVYTLRQHAQRRALLRFAQRHYQPPENFIWGPPKKKRIPASGSTVMKAGKNEVVERSVGKARSPREGRNNLEREADDMDERKSGERKTAKGSMVLQ; from the exons ATGGGCAATCTGATGGGCAGCTGGAGATACAAGGAGCCGAGCACAGTGGAAGAATGCGACTCGACGTGGGAAACGGACTCGGACAGCGACGAGCATCAGccgggaggagaggaggaggacagCGGCATCTCCGAATCCATGAGCCCGGCGGATGCAGTCAGAGGAGCCGAGCAGCTGGATCACGGATCACCGCAG TTTGGTGACATGATGGAGTCCTCTACTAGGATGAAAAGGAGCTTTTACGCCGCAAAGGACTTGTACAAATATCGGCACAGTTATCCG AACTACAAGGAGCCTCGTCAGCCGAACGAATACCGCAATCTGAGGTTTTATCTGAATAAGATCCCCCTGGTGCCGgatg GTATTTATATTGAAGAAATCCTCACTAAATGGAGGGGCGACTATGAAAAATTAGAGCACAATCACACATACATTCAATG GCTCTTCCCACTCAGAGAACAAGGCCTAAATTTTTATGCTCAAGAACTCACTCAGGATGAGATAAAG GAATTCCAAAGCACTCGAGAAGCCAAGAGACGCTTCCTCCTAGCATATACGATCATGTTGGATTTCTTTGGAATTAAGCTCCTGGATAAAAACGGGAATGTGGCTCGGGCCACAAACTGGCAAGATCGCTTCCAGCACCTGAATGA GTCGCAGCACAATTACCTGCGTATTACTCGCATTCTGAAGAGTCTTGGTGAACTGGGCTTTGAAAGCTTCAAGCTGCCTCTGGTGCGTCTGCTGTTGGAGGAGGCGCTGGTGGAGGGCACTTTACCCAACATGCGTCACAGCGCACTGGAATACTTTGTCTACACACTGCGCCAACACGCTCAGAGACGCGCCCTGCTCCGCTTCGCCCAGCGCCACTACCAGCCGCCCGAGAACTTCATCTGGGGGCCACCCAAGAAGAAGCGCATTCCGGCCTCTGGATCCACAGTAATGAAGGCAGGAAAAAATGAGGTGGTGGAGAGGAGTGTGGGCAAAGCCAGGTCACCTAGAGAGGGCAGAAATAACTTAGAGAGAGAGGCGGACGACATGGACGAGAGGAAGAGTGGAGAGAGGAAAACAGCAAAGGGGTCCATGGTCCTGCAGTAG